From Planctomycetota bacterium, one genomic window encodes:
- the lysA gene encoding diaminopimelate decarboxylase: MATSNGAAQPATPTVRRSIGGVSVADMAARHGTPLYAYDAATIRRRCHDLAAWDTVRFAQKACSNLAVLDLVRRAGVLVDAVSAGEIHRALAAGYAPRHAPPGGDGLAPAHPIVYTADIFDRDSLDAVVRHGIHCNCGSADMLEQLAARSPGAEVTLRVNPGFGHGHSQKTNTGGEGSKHGIWHEEVPDALRRAEWAGLAVTGLHMHIGSGTDLAHLAEVAGALERVAGEVGRSLTTISAGGGLPVPYRPGEVHADLGGYHRLWDATRRRLEDRFGHRIRLELEPGRYLTAEAGFLVTEIRAVKRQGSRTYLLVDAGFNTLARPVMYGAYHPMSLCPADPTLPEGPVARGAEVAVGGPLCESGDIFTQTDGGFVATRVLPEAAVGDLLVIEVAGAYGFVMASNYNSKPLPAEVLVDGGAARLVRTRQTADDLIRGETVEPSVDKSFPPGGFGRVGRAG; encoded by the coding sequence ATGGCGACCTCCAACGGGGCCGCGCAGCCGGCCACTCCCACCGTTCGCCGCTCGATCGGCGGCGTCTCCGTGGCCGACATGGCGGCGCGGCACGGCACGCCCCTGTATGCCTACGACGCAGCGACGATCCGCCGCCGCTGCCACGACCTGGCAGCCTGGGACACCGTCCGCTTCGCGCAGAAGGCCTGCTCCAATCTCGCGGTGCTCGATCTCGTGCGGCGCGCCGGAGTGCTCGTCGACGCCGTCAGCGCCGGGGAGATCCATCGGGCCCTCGCGGCCGGCTACGCCCCGCGGCACGCGCCGCCGGGCGGTGACGGTCTCGCCCCCGCCCACCCGATCGTCTACACGGCCGACATCTTCGACCGCGACAGCCTCGACGCCGTCGTCCGCCACGGCATCCACTGCAACTGCGGGTCAGCCGACATGCTCGAGCAGCTGGCGGCCCGGTCGCCAGGAGCGGAGGTGACGCTGCGGGTGAACCCCGGCTTCGGCCACGGGCACAGCCAGAAGACCAACACCGGTGGCGAGGGGTCGAAGCACGGCATCTGGCACGAGGAGGTGCCCGACGCCCTCCGCCGCGCCGAGTGGGCGGGCCTGGCGGTGACCGGCCTCCACATGCACATCGGGAGCGGCACCGATCTTGCCCACCTCGCCGAGGTCGCCGGAGCGCTCGAGCGGGTCGCCGGGGAGGTCGGTAGGTCGCTGACCACGATCAGCGCCGGTGGCGGCCTGCCGGTGCCCTACCGGCCCGGCGAGGTGCACGCCGACCTCGGCGGCTACCACCGCCTCTGGGATGCGACCCGCCGGCGCCTCGAGGACCGGTTCGGTCACCGCATCCGCCTCGAATTGGAACCGGGGCGCTACCTCACCGCCGAAGCGGGATTCCTCGTCACCGAAATCCGCGCCGTGAAGCGGCAGGGCAGCCGCACCTACCTCCTCGTCGATGCCGGTTTCAACACGCTCGCGCGCCCGGTGATGTACGGCGCCTACCACCCGATGAGCCTCTGCCCGGCCGACCCGACCCTGCCCGAGGGCCCGGTCGCGCGGGGAGCCGAGGTCGCCGTGGGGGGGCCACTGTGCGAGTCCGGAGACATCTTCACGCAGACCGACGGCGGCTTCGTCGCCACGCGTGTGCTGCCCGAGGCGGCCGTCGGCGACCTTTTGGTGATCGAGGTCGCGGGGGCCTACGGCTTCGTGATGGCCAGCAACTACAACTCCAAGCCCCTCCCCGCCGAGGTCCTCGTCGACGGGGGCGCCGCACGGCTCGTCCGGACGCGGCAGACGGCTGACGACCTGATCCGCGGCGAGACGGTAGAGCCGTCCGTGGACAAATCCTTCCCACCCGGCGGGTTTGGTCGCGTCGGTCGTGCCGGCTAG
- a CDS encoding 4Fe-4S dicluster domain-containing protein — MAKAGPRKKLPKELAVINADNCTGCESCLEVCPVDCIVKVQQYDNFHNLQSWCEIDIERCVGCEVCVHIPGKKSNPYDLKVCPWDAIEMVPTETVAQVVAQIGGPPEYVDANWDRLVGTAQRLAEMKVAAG; from the coding sequence ATGGCCAAGGCCGGACCCCGGAAGAAACTGCCGAAAGAACTGGCAGTCATCAACGCCGACAACTGCACCGGCTGCGAAAGCTGCCTGGAAGTCTGTCCTGTCGATTGCATCGTCAAGGTCCAGCAATACGACAACTTCCACAACCTGCAGAGTTGGTGCGAGATCGACATCGAGCGCTGCGTCGGCTGCGAGGTCTGCGTCCACATTCCGGGGAAGAAGTCGAACCCCTACGACCTCAAGGTCTGCCCCTGGGACGCGATCGAGATGGTGCCGACCGAGACCGTCGCCCAGGTCGTCGCCCAAATCGGCGGGCCGCCTGAATACGTCGACGCCAACTGGGACCGCCTCGTCGGGACGGCGCAGCGCCTTGCCGAAATGAAGGTCGCCGCCGGGTGA
- the dprA gene encoding DNA-protecting protein DprA — protein sequence MDDPTSPQPSAGAAPSGIPRAAAGDDSGDLRDHVRLASVPGIGPRLRRLLLERFGSPTAILAARPLELQGVGRISRKLAREIGQLANDVDVDRLLESCRERGVRIIAETSPDYPRLLSRIADPPGLLFVRGGFVPCDALAVAIVGSRHATDYGLRVAGQLAGGLARAGYTVVSGLARGIDAAAHRGALAAGGRTIAVLGSGVLNVYPPEHDGLADEVVSHGALVSEQPPFAEPFAAAFPQRNRIVSGLTLGTVVVQASDRSGALITARLAGEQGREVFAVPGPIDCRMSRGCHELIRDGVALVGGVDDILTGLGPLFETATSADGTAVETPAELVLDERERAVLAAIAPAGVRGSDPPLVDDVVDATGLQASQVLATIGVLEMRRLVRRLPGNRVARS from the coding sequence ATGGACGATCCCACATCCCCGCAGCCATCCGCCGGCGCAGCGCCGAGCGGCATTCCCCGGGCGGCCGCCGGCGACGACAGCGGCGACCTGCGGGATCACGTCCGCTTGGCGAGTGTGCCCGGCATCGGTCCCCGGCTGCGGAGGCTGCTGCTCGAGCGTTTCGGGTCGCCGACGGCGATCCTGGCCGCACGCCCTCTCGAGCTCCAGGGAGTCGGGCGCATCAGCCGGAAGCTGGCCCGCGAGATCGGGCAGTTGGCCAACGACGTCGACGTCGATCGCCTGCTCGAATCGTGTCGCGAGCGCGGCGTGCGGATCATCGCCGAAACCAGCCCCGACTATCCGAGGCTGCTGTCGCGGATCGCCGACCCTCCGGGGCTGCTGTTCGTGCGCGGTGGATTCGTCCCGTGCGATGCCCTCGCGGTCGCGATCGTCGGCAGCCGGCATGCCACCGACTACGGCCTCCGCGTCGCGGGGCAGCTCGCCGGCGGGCTGGCCCGGGCCGGATACACCGTCGTCAGCGGGCTGGCCCGCGGGATCGACGCGGCCGCCCACCGTGGCGCGCTGGCGGCCGGCGGCCGGACGATCGCCGTCCTCGGCAGCGGCGTCCTCAACGTCTACCCCCCCGAACATGACGGCCTGGCCGACGAGGTCGTCTCCCACGGGGCACTGGTGAGCGAACAGCCCCCGTTCGCCGAGCCCTTTGCTGCCGCGTTTCCCCAGCGGAACCGGATCGTCTCCGGCCTCACCCTCGGAACGGTCGTCGTCCAGGCGTCGGATCGCTCCGGGGCGTTGATCACGGCACGGTTGGCGGGGGAACAGGGGCGCGAAGTGTTCGCCGTGCCGGGCCCGATCGATTGCCGGATGTCGCGGGGCTGCCACGAATTGATCCGCGACGGGGTCGCGCTGGTGGGTGGCGTCGACGACATCCTCACCGGTCTCGGGCCGCTGTTCGAGACCGCCACGTCGGCCGACGGCACGGCGGTCGAGACCCCGGCCGAGCTGGTGCTCGACGAACGGGAGCGGGCGGTGCTCGCGGCGATCGCTCCGGCGGGTGTACGCGGCAGCGATCCACCGCTCGTCGACGACGTCGTCGATGCCACCGGCCTGCAGGCCTCGCAGGTGTTGGCGACGATCGGCGTCCTCGAGATGCGCCGGCTCGTGCGGCGTCTTCCGGGCAACCGCGTCGCCCGGTCGTGA
- a CDS encoding peptide chain release factor 2 codes for MPPACRPRRCWRRSASSRCAGSCGVFRATASPGRERRAWTPRARARTLSRWIPHFTPAPARSGPDCSNSETPFDWEGRKRSAARIEQAMGEPGFWDDNARAQATVAELKTVNSILKPLEDALAVAADLEALEELAREEQSLEPDLAAEADRLEKLVDALELSSLLSGTHDGADAIVSINARDGGTDANDWAEMLLRMYSSWAARRDFSIELLDRQDDAVAGIQSATIAIRGPWAYGHLRGETGIHRLVRISPFNAEGKRQTSFAAVDVAPEIADDDADIELRDEDIREDVFRASGAGGQHVNKTSSAIRLTHFPTGIVVQCQSERSQHKNRATAIKMLRSRIARLEEEKREAEQLARYKQQPKTGFGSQIRNYFLHPDQRVKDQRTGHYVGNFQSVLDGNIDGFLDAYLRWKASGSAPAAAADEA; via the coding sequence ATGCCACCGGCCTGCAGGCCTCGCAGGTGTTGGCGACGATCGGCGTCCTCGAGATGCGCCGGCTCGTGCGGCGTCTTCCGGGCAACCGCGTCGCCCGGTCGTGAGCGGCGGGCTTGGACGCCCCGAGCCCGGGCCCGTACACTGTCTCGATGGATACCGCACTTCACACCCGCGCCAGCTCGATCCGGGCCCGATTGCTCCAACTCCGAGACTCCCTTTGACTGGGAGGGGCGCAAGCGATCCGCCGCGCGGATCGAACAGGCGATGGGCGAGCCCGGTTTCTGGGACGACAATGCTCGCGCCCAGGCGACCGTCGCCGAATTGAAGACCGTCAATTCGATCCTCAAACCGCTCGAGGATGCCCTCGCCGTCGCGGCCGACCTCGAGGCCCTCGAGGAATTGGCGCGCGAGGAGCAGAGCCTCGAGCCCGACCTGGCGGCCGAGGCCGACCGTCTCGAGAAGCTCGTCGACGCCCTCGAGCTCAGCAGCCTGCTGTCGGGCACGCACGACGGCGCCGACGCGATCGTCTCGATCAACGCCCGCGACGGTGGCACCGACGCCAACGACTGGGCCGAGATGCTCCTGCGCATGTATTCGTCGTGGGCCGCGCGGCGCGACTTTTCGATCGAGCTGCTCGACCGCCAGGACGACGCCGTCGCCGGGATCCAGAGTGCGACGATCGCGATCCGCGGCCCCTGGGCCTACGGCCACCTCAGAGGGGAGACGGGGATCCACCGCCTCGTGCGGATCAGCCCGTTCAACGCCGAAGGCAAGCGGCAGACGAGCTTCGCGGCGGTCGACGTCGCCCCGGAGATCGCCGACGACGACGCCGACATCGAGCTCCGTGACGAGGACATCCGCGAAGACGTCTTCCGTGCCAGCGGGGCCGGTGGCCAGCACGTCAACAAGACGTCGAGCGCCATCCGCCTGACCCACTTCCCGACCGGGATCGTCGTCCAGTGCCAGAGCGAACGGAGCCAGCACAAGAACCGCGCGACGGCGATCAAGATGCTGCGGTCGCGCATCGCACGGCTCGAGGAGGAGAAGCGCGAGGCCGAGCAGCTCGCGCGCTACAAGCAGCAGCCGAAGACCGGGTTCGGCTCGCAGATCCGCAACTATTTCCTCCACCCTGACCAACGGGTGAAGGACCAGCGGACGGGCCACTACGTCGGCAACTTCCAGAGCGTCCTCGACGGCAACATCGACGGTTTTCTCGACGCCTATCTCCGCTGGAAGGCGTCGGGATCGGCGCCGGCTGCAGCCGCCGACGAGGCGTGA
- the infA gene encoding translation initiation factor IF-1 — translation MAEKEQALEVEGVVMQALANTRFRVQISGGHVVNAHVAGKMRKNFIRIVPGDKVKVELSPYDLTKGRITFRER, via the coding sequence ATGGCGGAAAAAGAACAGGCACTCGAGGTCGAGGGCGTCGTCATGCAGGCCCTCGCCAACACGCGCTTCCGCGTCCAGATCAGCGGCGGGCATGTCGTCAACGCCCATGTCGCCGGCAAGATGCGGAAGAACTTCATCCGGATCGTTCCCGGGGACAAGGTCAAGGTCGAACTCTCCCCCTACGATCTCACCAAGGGGCGGATCACGTTCCGCGAGCGGTGA
- a CDS encoding S1 RNA-binding domain-containing protein: protein MASPTVIDLGPIARRLDLPAAGVETVVALLDEGNTIPFITRYRRDQTAGLDEVAIRRIADAVTRTRHLADRKQTILRSIGGQGKLSPELQSRIEAAETAKQLEDIYLPFKPRKLSLAEIARQRRLEPLAHEIVAADPAAVDLDRRAVDFVDADGQVATAADALLGVGHIIAAEYSERADLRQLLRATLAEKGNLTSQRVESPAKAQSKDEKHYRDYFAFSEQVQRVPPHRVLAINRGERARLLKVRIEGPVEEMQGAAESLLVPAEHPHAVFLRGCVRDAVTRLVMPSLEREIRREMTDVCEAHAVEVFARNLRNLLLQPPVGGRRVLALDPGFKSGCKAVAIDECGSPLEHAVLHIIGKAEKRAAAAAKLTEMVKAHGCSVIAVGNGTAGRAVETLVAELVAGELAACDVGYVIVNEAGASVYSTSPYAREELPGHEAAVRGAISIGRRLQDPLSELVKIEPANIGVGLYQHDVKARHLHASLEAVVESCVNFVGVDVNTASPALLRRVSGLNQTTARGFVEWRTKNGPFTSRRQFLEVPGFGEAAFVQAVGFLKIVGGENPLDATWIHPESYPVAAQVLDRLGGRSEDLTNRQSTAALAEKAGTVDLPALAGELGVGRLLLADIVDQLSRPGRDPREDLPPPFFKKGVLKLEDLQVGMELLGSVLNVVDFGVFVDIGMHDSGMVHVSQLSRRFVRDPHDLVSVGQIVKVWVLEIDKARRRVSLTMIPPGPPPGPRNPDRHPAAGRGDRDPGQGGQRGARSGSPPRANSAGVRPGGGEAAAGAAPQPRPSGRGGAPRPAGGQHGGDRAAGAGRRQQRDPPPAAPPRRPQLGGRDTALPVDPPRRVYESRSSRESRPLTDAMRQGREPLRTFGDLKQFFDTAAPTPEADRDSGPADVTAHRPTHDDDRQPERPGPSDAATTAADGPVAGGAIGALRAGHPEPHGQESPPTAESGDRSGTEAADGDRPPPAS, encoded by the coding sequence ATGGCATCCCCAACGGTCATCGATCTCGGGCCGATCGCCCGGCGACTCGATCTCCCCGCCGCGGGCGTCGAGACGGTCGTCGCGCTCCTCGACGAAGGGAACACCATCCCGTTCATCACGCGCTACCGGCGTGACCAGACGGCGGGGCTCGACGAGGTGGCGATCCGGCGGATCGCCGATGCCGTCACCCGGACGCGCCATCTCGCCGATCGGAAGCAGACGATCCTCCGCTCGATCGGGGGCCAGGGGAAACTGTCACCCGAGTTGCAGTCGCGGATCGAGGCTGCGGAGACCGCCAAACAACTCGAGGACATCTACCTCCCGTTCAAGCCCCGCAAGTTGTCGTTGGCCGAGATTGCCCGGCAGCGCCGCCTCGAGCCGCTGGCGCACGAGATCGTCGCCGCCGATCCGGCCGCCGTCGATCTCGACCGGCGCGCGGTGGACTTCGTCGATGCCGATGGGCAGGTCGCGACCGCCGCCGACGCGCTGCTCGGGGTCGGCCACATCATCGCGGCGGAGTACAGCGAGCGGGCCGACCTCCGCCAGCTGCTCCGGGCGACCCTCGCCGAGAAGGGGAATCTCACCAGCCAACGCGTCGAGAGCCCTGCCAAGGCGCAGTCGAAGGACGAGAAGCACTACCGTGACTACTTCGCGTTCTCCGAGCAAGTGCAACGGGTGCCACCGCACCGTGTGCTCGCCATCAACCGGGGTGAGCGTGCCCGACTCCTCAAGGTACGGATCGAGGGCCCGGTGGAGGAGATGCAGGGCGCGGCCGAGTCGCTGCTCGTTCCCGCCGAGCATCCCCATGCGGTGTTCCTGCGCGGCTGCGTCCGCGACGCCGTGACGCGGCTGGTGATGCCGAGCCTGGAACGCGAGATCCGTCGCGAGATGACCGACGTCTGCGAAGCGCACGCCGTCGAGGTGTTTGCCCGCAATCTGCGCAATCTCCTCCTCCAACCACCGGTCGGTGGGCGGCGCGTGCTCGCGCTCGATCCCGGCTTCAAGAGCGGCTGCAAGGCCGTCGCGATCGACGAGTGCGGAAGCCCACTGGAGCATGCGGTGCTCCACATCATCGGCAAGGCGGAGAAGCGGGCGGCGGCCGCGGCGAAGTTGACCGAGATGGTCAAGGCGCACGGCTGCAGCGTGATCGCCGTCGGCAACGGGACCGCGGGGCGTGCCGTCGAGACGCTCGTCGCCGAGCTCGTAGCCGGGGAACTGGCGGCCTGCGACGTCGGCTACGTGATCGTCAACGAAGCCGGTGCGAGCGTCTATTCGACCAGCCCGTACGCCCGCGAGGAGTTGCCCGGCCACGAGGCGGCGGTTCGCGGAGCGATCTCGATTGGGCGCCGGCTCCAGGATCCGCTCTCGGAGTTGGTGAAGATCGAGCCGGCCAACATCGGCGTCGGACTCTACCAGCACGACGTCAAGGCACGCCACCTGCATGCATCGCTCGAGGCGGTCGTCGAGAGCTGCGTGAATTTCGTCGGCGTCGACGTCAACACGGCCAGTCCCGCGCTCCTCCGGCGCGTCTCGGGCCTCAACCAGACCACCGCCCGCGGCTTCGTCGAATGGCGTACCAAGAACGGCCCGTTCACGTCGCGGCGGCAATTCCTCGAGGTTCCGGGGTTCGGCGAGGCGGCGTTCGTCCAGGCGGTCGGGTTCCTCAAGATCGTCGGTGGGGAGAACCCGCTCGACGCGACTTGGATCCACCCCGAGAGCTACCCGGTCGCCGCCCAGGTCCTCGACCGCCTCGGCGGGCGCTCGGAGGACCTGACGAACCGCCAGTCGACGGCGGCACTCGCCGAGAAGGCCGGGACCGTCGACCTTCCGGCCCTCGCCGGGGAGCTGGGGGTCGGGCGGCTGTTGCTGGCGGACATCGTCGACCAGCTGTCGCGGCCCGGGCGTGACCCGCGCGAAGACCTGCCGCCGCCGTTCTTCAAAAAGGGCGTGCTCAAGCTCGAGGATCTGCAGGTCGGCATGGAACTGCTCGGCTCGGTCCTCAACGTCGTCGACTTCGGTGTGTTCGTCGACATCGGCATGCACGACAGCGGGATGGTCCATGTCAGCCAGCTGTCGCGGCGCTTCGTGCGCGATCCCCACGATCTCGTCTCGGTGGGGCAGATCGTCAAGGTTTGGGTCCTGGAGATCGACAAGGCGCGGCGGCGGGTGAGCCTGACGATGATCCCACCCGGCCCGCCACCCGGCCCCAGGAACCCGGACCGGCATCCCGCTGCCGGCCGCGGCGACCGCGACCCTGGGCAGGGAGGGCAGCGTGGCGCTCGCTCGGGGAGTCCCCCGCGGGCGAACAGCGCAGGCGTTCGGCCCGGCGGCGGCGAGGCAGCCGCGGGCGCGGCGCCCCAGCCGAGGCCTTCCGGGCGTGGCGGTGCTCCGCGTCCGGCGGGGGGGCAGCACGGCGGCGACCGTGCGGCGGGAGCAGGCCGTCGGCAGCAGCGTGACCCGCCCCCGGCAGCGCCGCCACGCCGTCCACAACTCGGTGGTCGCGATACCGCGCTCCCCGTCGATCCGCCGCGGCGGGTCTACGAATCGCGGTCGAGCAGGGAATCGCGCCCTCTCACCGATGCGATGCGCCAGGGGCGCGAACCACTGCGGACGTTCGGCGATTTGAAACAGTTCTTCGATACCGCCGCGCCGACACCCGAGGCGGATCGGGATTCCGGTCCTGCCGATGTCACTGCCCATCGGCCCACGCACGACGACGACCGACAGCCCGAGCGGCCCGGCCCGAGCGACGCGGCGACGACTGCCGCCGATGGGCCTGTCGCGGGGGGAGCGATCGGTGCTCTGCGGGCAGGACACCCCGAGCCGCACGGGCAGGAGTCGCCGCCCACGGCCGAGTCCGGCGACCGATCGGGGACGGAAGCTGCCGATGGCGACCGGCCACCGCCCGCGTCGTGA